In the bacterium genome, GCGCTGTGAATTCACCCAGACTGTGGCCGGCCGTCATTTGTGGGGCAACGCCACGCGCCCGCAGCAGCTGCTGCAGTGCAAATCCGTGAACATATAATGCGGGCTGGGTGATGCGTGTCAGGCGAAGCTCCTCCTCCGGGCCCGAGAAGCTGATCTGCGCCAGATCGAAGCCCAGCAGCACACCCGCCTCTTCGTAAAGCGCGCGGACGGCGCCCTCCGACTCGAAGAGATCCCGGCCCATCCCTACCTCCTGGGAGCCCTGGCCGGGAAAGACAAAAGCCCTTTTGCCCACTCAGAACCTCACCAGCGCGGATGCCCAGGTGAATCCGGAACCGAAGGCGACCATCAGGGCCAGGCCGCCTGGCTGGAGGCGGCCCGTCCGGCGCGCTTCTTCAAGGGCGATCGGGATCGAGGCGGCTGAGGTGTTCCCATACTGATCGATGTTGACGAAAACCCGTTCAGGCGGGATATTGACCCGCTTGGCAGTCGCGTCGATAATGCGCAGATTGGCCTGGTGCGGGATCAGCAGGTCGATATCCGAACCGTCCAAACCGTTGCGCTGAAGAATGGTCTCTGCGGCGTCGCCCATGGCGGTAACCGCCTGTTTGAAGACCTCGCGGCCTTCCATTTTGATGAACTGATCACGCCGGTCGACCGATTCATGGCTGGGAGGAATCTTGGTGCCCAGTCCGTCGATGCGCAGGAGGTGACCGAAACGCCCGTCGCTCCTGAGATAGGTATCGATCACACCACGCATGCCATCTGAGGGCTGCAGTAAGACCGCTCCGGCGCCATCGCCGAAAAGCACGGCGGTCGTACGGTCCTGATAGTCGGTAACCCGCGAAAGCGTCTCGCCGCCGATAACCAGAACCGTCCG is a window encoding:
- a CDS encoding beta-ketoacyl-ACP synthase III; translation: MKNPPYSMIAGMGVAIPANVLTNADLERMIDTSDAWIRERTGIEKRHIIEEGRYTSDLCAEAGRNALADAGLAVDTVDLICVATVTGDMAFPSTACIVQEKLGARNASALDIAAACSGFLYALSWADAMIALGRARTVLVIGGETLSRVTDYQDRTTAVLFGDGAGAVLLQPSDGMRGVIDTYLRSDGRFGHLLRIDGLGTKIPPSHESVDRRDQFIKMEGREVFKQAVTAMGDAAETILQRNGLDGSDIDLLIPHQANLRIIDATAKRVNIPPERVFVNIDQYGNTSAASIPIALEEARRTGRLQPGGLALMVAFGSGFTWASALVRF